GCGATTCGGTCGTCGAGTAGTCCGACTGGGTTCCCGAGCCTGTCGAGGGACAGTCGGACGAATCGAAACGACCGGTTGTCCCCAAAAAACTCCCTCACTTTTCCTCTTCCCGAATCGCCATGCCGTCCTGCAATTCGTAATTCCCCGTAAGCACCACACTGTCCGCGGGTGTCAGGCCGCTGCGAATTTCCAGCGTATCTGGGGTTTCCAATCCGATTTCCACCGGCTGCTGCCGGGCCCGCCCGCCTTTCTTCAAAAAAACAAAATCCCCGTGGGCACCGTGCAGCACGGCCTTCCGGGGCAGCAGAAGCGCCTGTTGCACCGATTGCGTGACAATCCGAATCGTGGCCAGAAGATTTTGCTTAAATCGCTGATTTTTGTTTTTGACCGTCGCCCGGATCTGGGCCATTTGGGTTTCGGGGTTGACGGCGGCGTTGACCGCTTCAATTTTTGTTTGTACGTGCCAACCGGGTACATCCGGAAAAGAAACCTGAAGAAGTTGCCCGGGTCGGACCCGATTCAAATAAATCGCCGGGAGGTCTCCCCAGAGAAAAAAACGGGAGGTGTCCTGAAGTTTCACGAGGGCTTCCCCGGGAGAAACCACATCTCCGGCAAAATGAAATTTGCGGACAATGACGCCGGAAAATGGGGCCCGAACCGTGATGGGCAGCATTTCTTTTGCCTTTGCTGAAGACGTCACCTGGCTAAGCGCCTCTGCTTTGGGACTTTTTAGCGTGGCGACCACCTGTCCGGCGGAAACGACGTCGCCTTCCGAAAACGGAAGCCGTACAATCCGGCCCGCAAACTGGCTGGCCAAAAGGGTTTCCCGCACCGGCGTGAGTTTCCCGTAGATGGTGATGGCTTCCTGCAGGTTTCCCCTCGTAGGCATCACCACCTGAACCGGAATTTTGTACCCGGTTTTTACAGTCGAAGCAGGCGTACCGGCTCCCGATTCACCCCCGTTTTCCGGCTGTCCGCTGCAGGCAAGAAAAAGTGCGGCTGCCAAAAGTAAAAGGTTCGGTTTTGAAATCATTGGTGAACTCCCATTCTGCCAATCAGTAAATCCAATTCCGCCTGGACCACTCGCATCTGAAGGCGAACCTCCTCCTGCGCCAAACGGGTCTGTATCCATTCTTTTTGGGCCAGAAGCACATCCGTGTTGGACGCCACGCCAGCCTGGTAGCTGTTTTCCGTCAGAAAAAAGGCTTTTCTCGCTTGTAAAAGGGTGCGGGCTTTCAACGTTTCCAGATTTTCCAGATACCCGAGCTGAGCCAACAGCTTCTCAATTTGCGTACGAATATCCAACAAAAGCGTTTTTCGGGTTTCTTCGAGAGATTCCCTGTGCAGGCGAAACGCCTGTGCCTGATTTTTCCGCTGATGCCAATCCACCAGGGGCAGTTGAAGACCCAACTGAACCACAGCGTAATTTCCACCGGAAGTGGGATCGTTGTCGAAAACAAATCCACCCGAAAGGGCTGCTGTTGGAAAACGGCTGGCTCGTACGAGCCGTTCCCGTATTTGAGTCTGCTGAATCTGTTCGTCCAACACGGCAAGGGCCGGATTGCCTCGTTTGGCTGCAGCGAGCAAAGAGTCCGGAGAGATGTCAGCGGGAGTCCACCGGCTGACCGGCAACACCAGCGAATCCCTTTCGGAAATGGTTAAACCCGTTAAGTTTTGCAATTGGATCTGCCATTGCCGGCAGTCATTTTCGGCCGCTGCCACAGCTTCTTCGGATGCAGACAGATTGGCCTGAGTGCGGTACAAATCAAGCTGGTCGATTTGCCCCAGACGAAACAGGCCTCTGGAAATTTCGAGATGGTGTTGTAAATAGGCCTTTGACATCTGTGCAATACGGCGTTCCTGTCTGGCTTGTGTCAGGCGGTAAAATGCTTGTTTAACCTCAAAGGCTAATCTCAATCGATTTTGCCGTGCACGGATTTTGGCAATGGACTCCTCCGTCATGCCGATTTCACTCAATTTTCCAAGCCACTTGTCGAGGTTCCAGGTAAGGACGACCGTATTCTCAAGGATCCGGTAGTGGTAAGGTGAGTAATGGTATGCGCCGGTCGTAAGAGCGTAATCCAATTGGGGACGTGTCTCAGCCCTCAAACGCCGGCTTTCGGCGGCCTTCTGTTCCTCTACCTTCCGGTAAGCAAAAACAGACGGGTGGCGGGCCAGGACTGCCTTCAGGCAGCGCCGGAGCGTCAATTGTTGAGGAACTTGTGCCGGAACAGCCGAACCCCACAGAACTCCGCTAAAAAGAAGAATAAAAATGAAAAAGACGTGTTCTTTTCGCATGGGAAAAACTCTCCAAAATTCTTTTTAAATATACGAAAATTATTTCATTTTCGCATTAAGTAAAAATTAGAATTTTTTAATGCTGGGTTTGTTGAAAAAGAACTTGCTTTTTTGAACGATTGACGTTAAGTTTTTTAGAGTCTTTTTTAACCTGAAAAATTTATTCGTCACAACGTCACAAAAGCACAATGGGATGATAAACAAAAAGGTAAACAGGCATTCATTGAAACAGGAAACGATTTAATACAAACCGAGCTTCAAATTGCTGATAATCTTAATTATAGAACGCCTTGTGGCGAAATTTTGTGAACAATGTGAGTTTTCCAGACTCATTTTTTATACTCGAATTCCGGATGTTCGTAATCTGAAAAAACTCGGGTCTATTTCATGTTTAAAAAACTCTGGATTTTATGGAAAGCCTTTGCTCACGCCCTGGGTGTGGTGAACACGTTTCTTTTACTGACGCTCACCTACCTTTTATTGATTGGACCAGTAGGGTTGGTGTTGCGCCTGTTTGGCCGGGATGTCCTGCACAAAAGCGACTTCCGGAAAGGCCCACATTGGGCAGAAAAGGCGGCAGAAAATGATTCCGTTGAAACCTACACCCACCCTTTCTAACGGATAGTTAGTGGAGTTTGCATGACGATTCTGGGAATTTCGGCTTTTTACCACGATTCGGCAGCGGCCCTGGTGCGAGACGGCCAGCTTGTGGCCGCCGCGCAGGAGGAACGCTTCACCCGTAAGAAACACGATTTTTCTTTCCCCATTCACGCGGCACGATTTTGCCTGACACAAGCCGGCCTCGAGCCGAACGATCTCGACGCGGTGGCATACTACGAAAAACCTTTCGTCAAGTTTGAGCGCATTTTGCTCACGTACCTGGGAACGTTCCCACGCAGTTTCCACTCGTACACAAAGGCCATGCCCCTCTGGCTCAAACAAAAGCTGTGGATTCCCCATTTGATTCGCAAAGAGCTGGACTACGACGGTCCGATTTACTTCACCGAACACCACCAGTCCCACGCCGCGGCCGCCTTTCTGGTCTCTCCGTTTGAGGAAGCGGCCATCCTCACGCTGGACGGCGTGGGCGAATGGGCCACCGCCACAATGGGCACCGGCCGGGGCAGCCGAATCAAAATTCACAAGGAAATTCATTTTCCCCACTCGCTGGGACTTTTTTACAGCGCTCTCACCTACTACCTGGGGTTTCGGGTGAACAGTGCGGAGTACAAGGTGATGGGACTCGCCCCGTACGGGGAACCCGAGCTGCTGGACAAAATGCGGGAACTGATTCGGTTTGAACCCGACGGCGGTTTTGCACTGAACATGCGTTATTTTTCCTTCGATTACGGACTCACGATGACCAATCGGCATTTTGAGCACTTATTTGGTCAGCCTCGGCGTCGT
Above is a window of Calditrichota bacterium DNA encoding:
- a CDS encoding TolC family protein, with amino-acid sequence MRKEHVFFIFILLFSGVLWGSAVPAQVPQQLTLRRCLKAVLARHPSVFAYRKVEEQKAAESRRLRAETRPQLDYALTTGAYHYSPYHYRILENTVVLTWNLDKWLGKLSEIGMTEESIAKIRARQNRLRLAFEVKQAFYRLTQARQERRIAQMSKAYLQHHLEISRGLFRLGQIDQLDLYRTQANLSASEEAVAAAENDCRQWQIQLQNLTGLTISERDSLVLPVSRWTPADISPDSLLAAAKRGNPALAVLDEQIQQTQIRERLVRASRFPTAALSGGFVFDNDPTSGGNYAVVQLGLQLPLVDWHQRKNQAQAFRLHRESLEETRKTLLLDIRTQIEKLLAQLGYLENLETLKARTLLQARKAFFLTENSYQAGVASNTDVLLAQKEWIQTRLAQEEVRLQMRVVQAELDLLIGRMGVHQ
- a CDS encoding efflux RND transporter periplasmic adaptor subunit, giving the protein MISKPNLLLLAAALFLACSGQPENGGESGAGTPASTVKTGYKIPVQVVMPTRGNLQEAITIYGKLTPVRETLLASQFAGRIVRLPFSEGDVVSAGQVVATLKSPKAEALSQVTSSAKAKEMLPITVRAPFSGVIVRKFHFAGDVVSPGEALVKLQDTSRFFLWGDLPAIYLNRVRPGQLLQVSFPDVPGWHVQTKIEAVNAAVNPETQMAQIRATVKNKNQRFKQNLLATIRIVTQSVQQALLLPRKAVLHGAHGDFVFLKKGGRARQQPVEIGLETPDTLEIRSGLTPADSVVLTGNYELQDGMAIREEEK